A stretch of Schistocerca nitens isolate TAMUIC-IGC-003100 chromosome 6, iqSchNite1.1, whole genome shotgun sequence DNA encodes these proteins:
- the LOC126262254 gene encoding transcription initiation factor IIB, whose amino-acid sequence MASSSRFDTNKICCYAHPDAPLIEDYRAGDQICSECGLVVGDRVIDVGSEWRTFSNEKAGADPSRVGGPENPLLNGSDLSTMIGPGRGDASFDGFGVSKYQNRRTVSSSDRALLNAFREIATMADRINLPRTIVDRANNLFKQVHDGKNLKGRANDAIASACLYIACRQEGVPRTFKEICAVSKISKKEIGRCFKLILKALETNVEIITTSDFMLRFCSNLGLPNMVQRAATHIARKAVELDIAPGRSPISVAAAAIYMASQASEAKRSQKEIGDIAGVADVTIRQSYKLMYPHAAKLFPEDFKFATSIDQLPQM is encoded by the exons ATGGCGAGTTCATCAAG ATTCGACACAAACAAGATTTGTTGCTACGCGCATCCAGATGCTCCACTTATAGAGGATTACAGAGCTGGAGATCAGATTTGTTCGGAGTGTGGATTAGTGGTTGGAGACAG GGTGATTGATGTTGGGTCTGAATGGCGGACATTCAGCAATGAGAAAGCTGGTGCTGACCCATCTCGAGTTGGTGGGCCAGAAAATCCACTACTTAATGGCTCAGATCTATCAACAATGATTGGTCCTGGTCGTGGTGATGCTTCATTTGATGGTTTTGGAGTTTCAAAGTATCAGAACCGCCGAACG gttaGCAGTTCAGATAGAGCACTATTAAATGCATTCCGTGAAATAGCTACTATGGCTGATCGTATAAATCTCCCAAGGACAATTGTGGATCGTGCAAACAATTTGTTCAAACAAgtacatgatggcaaaaatctgaAAGGGCGGGCCAATGATGCTATTGCATCTGCTTGCTTGTATATAGCTTGCAGACAGGAAGGTGTACCACGTACCTTTAAG GAGATTTGTGCTGTTAGCAAGATAAGTAAAAAGGAGATTGGTCGCTGTTTCAAATTGATTTTGAAAGCTTTGGAAACTAATGTGGAAATTATCACCACTAGTGACTTCATGTTACGTTTCTGCTCCAACCTTG GGTTGCCCAATATGGTACAACGTGCAGCAACACACATTGCAAGAAAAGCAGTTGAGTTGGACATTGCACCAGGTCGGTCACCAATTTCTGTGGCTGCGGCAGCCATTTACATGGCATCACAG GCTTCAGAGGCTAAACGCAGTCAGAAAGAAATTGGTGACATTGCTGGTGTGGCAGATGTGACTATTCGGCAGTCGTATAAACTGATGTATCCACATGCTGCTAAGCTCTTCCCAGAAGACTTTAAGTTTGCTACATCTATTGACCAGTTGCCACAAATGTGA